Genomic window (Candidatus Vicinibacter proximus):
AATTAGATTCACTGTCGAATAATCCAATGTATTCCCCGGCAGCATCTAATTTGAAGTTAGTGTGATTACTTCCTTGTTTTGCGTCGTTGTCAGCCCAAATAATCAGATACTGTCCGGGTGCCAATGAAACAGAAGGCAGCTTCCATTTGGTAGAATTATTTTTATCGTCAGAGAGAAATTTATCTCCGAGATAAATGGACATGGTTCCTTTATTGTACAATTCAATCCAATCATCAAATTCGCCAAATTCATCTTTTAGGATGCTTTGGTTTGATGCACATATTTCATTAATAACTAAGTCGCTTTTGGATTTTCCTATATTAATTATCTGGTAGCCACAATTAGGCCAGGTGGTTTCATTGGACGACTGGTCAGTAGATTTGATGTAATATTCCAGCATGCTGTTAGATTTTGGACCCTCAATGATTGCACCATAAATCAAATCTTTTGCGTTTTTGTCATGCTGATTTCCATCGTCCAACATGGGGATGCAGGTAAAAGACCCTGATTGCGAAAATCTGTAACACAGATTCACCTGTACAGAAGATCCATCATCTTCTATTTCTGCATTGACCCAAACTTGTTCACCGGGTTGAGGAAGATTATTTTTTACATTTCTGACAATGGGCGCAAGACGACCAAATGATAATTGTGATCTTGCTGCATTCACTCTTTTTATTACATAGGATAGAATTCCGTTGGGTAAATGACTGAAGGGCAATGCATTTTCAAAACCGTTTTGAAAATCCATTGTCGTAAATCCGTTTGCCAAAGGATAAAACGAATCTTTTTCAACATACGGCTTGAGTTGTTGTATCAGCAAATTTGCCTGAAGTCTGAATTGTGATTCATTAAAAAGTGAATCCAAATATTTTTTTAAATAGAAGCTAAACCTTTCCTTGTACTGAGGTACAGCAAGAAGTTTGGTGTACAATGGTCTTAGTTGTGAAGAATTGTGCCAATTGTAAATATTTCTATTTGGCCAGTCTCTGCCAATCCAATCAATACCTAAAGTATTGTCCAAATCATATGGGATGATTTGAAACTTGGAATTTCGAGTATTGAAATATAAAAAGAAATTATTCTTGTTGTAAATCAATCCATCCCACTGCCCTATCAGAATTTCAAAAACTAAATATCTGATCACCTGATCTACATCTAATACTTTTTCTAACTCGCAGCTTAACTGAGCGGACGGCGTATTGTTTAAGATATATAGAAGATGGACAAGGTCTTTATAAGCATCAGGACCTTCTTTCCCCTGAAGTTCATACGCCCTCCTTCCTGAAAATTCTTCTTTGTAGAAATTTGGATCGGCA
Coding sequences:
- a CDS encoding CotH kinase family protein — translated: MGRSAFYNTIRKLTALLCFIILLSHHIQSNAQVVQPPKGDIYKDDVVPRMDVRINPDSLKWILDPVNKESDQTFKSDFFFDNGQKKDTFFNIGFGLRGNTSRNSPKKSFKISFSDFSKEGKFHGLEKINLNAETNDPTLSRSTMCWAFASKIGLPAARVNHIQLFINDSFYGLYTNVEHIDEEFMEIRFGNKDGSLYKCLYPADLLYKGADPNFYKEEFSGRRAYELQGKEGPDAYKDLVHLLYILNNTPSAQLSCELEKVLDVDQVIRYLVFEILIGQWDGLIYNKNNFFLYFNTRNSKFQIIPYDLDNTLGIDWIGRDWPNRNIYNWHNSSQLRPLYTKLLAVPQYKERFSFYLKKYLDSLFNESQFRLQANLLIQQLKPYVEKDSFYPLANGFTTMDFQNGFENALPFSHLPNGILSYVIKRVNAARSQLSFGRLAPIVRNVKNNLPQPGEQVWVNAEIEDDGSSVQVNLCYRFSQSGSFTCIPMLDDGNQHDKNAKDLIYGAIIEGPKSNSMLEYYIKSTDQSSNETTWPNCGYQIINIGKSKSDLVINEICASNQSILKDEFGEFDDWIELYNKGTMSIYLGDKFLSDDKNNSTKWKLPSVSLAPGQYLIIWADNDAKQGSNHTNFKLDAAGEYIGLFDSESNLFGLMDEIEFPAQDNNGAFARVPNGIGPFQKYTPSPGRNNTPSDTNNPSGKSIFSVYPNPCSSLIFIKSSTVFQKIALYDLCGRKIYQTYVTKQEVPLPKLLDGIYILTALSDDDKVIGREKIVVRN